Proteins found in one Clostridium kluyveri DSM 555 genomic segment:
- a CDS encoding sensor histidine kinase, which translates to MQRSLKRKLSFSYILVALICVVLISILANFFLEKQFKNYVIQTHEHTSQNIINSLVQQYSSYGWNKDVIETTGINALENGIILTVKDLSGKTIWNATSYNNGMCQAMLDHMSKNMMKLYPNWKGSYKQDEYPLMKNSQKIGTAIIGYYGPFYYSDRDLMFLSTLNRILISVGIISLCLALILGVIISGSLSRPILRVIESAEEISKGDYSTRINENSNIIEINNLTSTINNLAETLQNQENLRKRLTADVSHELRTPLTTLQSHMEAILDGIWEPTQDRINSCHGEIMRINRMVNDLEKLAEYEGENLILNKSEFNISEVVKNIMLNFENEYVSKEIDFIFNSRDIFICADKDKISQIIINLISNALKYTRQGGKVLIQVDNKNEYLELIVQDNGQGIPKEDLPYIFERFYRADKSRNRLTGGAGIGLTITKSLVEAHKGKITVESELNKGTTFKVSIPIK; encoded by the coding sequence ATGCAGAGAAGCCTAAAAAGAAAGTTGTCTTTTTCATATATTCTTGTAGCGCTGATTTGTGTAGTTTTAATTAGTATACTAGCCAACTTTTTCTTGGAGAAACAATTTAAAAATTATGTCATACAAACCCATGAACATACCAGCCAGAATATAATAAATTCTCTAGTTCAGCAATACAGTAGTTATGGATGGAACAAAGATGTAATAGAGACTACTGGTATAAATGCACTTGAGAATGGAATTATACTTACTGTAAAAGATTTATCAGGGAAAACAATTTGGAATGCAACTTCATACAATAATGGTATGTGTCAAGCAATGCTTGATCATATGTCAAAAAATATGATGAAGCTTTATCCAAATTGGAAAGGCAGTTATAAACAAGATGAATACCCTCTTATGAAAAATTCTCAAAAAATAGGCACTGCCATAATTGGATATTATGGTCCTTTTTACTATAGTGATAGGGATCTGATGTTTTTAAGTACTTTAAACAGAATATTAATAAGTGTGGGAATTATATCATTGTGTCTTGCTTTAATATTAGGTGTAATTATATCAGGGAGTTTGAGCAGGCCAATTTTGCGTGTTATAGAATCTGCTGAAGAAATATCAAAAGGCGATTACAGTACCAGGATTAATGAAAATTCTAATATTATTGAAATAAATAATCTTACATCTACAATAAATAATCTTGCAGAAACACTGCAAAACCAGGAAAATTTAAGAAAAAGGCTTACTGCAGATGTCTCTCATGAGCTTAGAACACCTCTTACCACACTGCAAAGTCATATGGAAGCCATATTAGATGGAATATGGGAGCCCACACAAGATAGAATTAACAGCTGTCATGGAGAAATAATGAGAATAAATCGTATGGTAAATGATTTGGAAAAGCTTGCTGAGTATGAGGGAGAGAATCTTATATTAAATAAATCTGAGTTTAACATAAGTGAAGTAGTTAAAAATATTATGCTCAATTTTGAAAATGAATATGTAAGCAAGGAAATTGATTTTATTTTTAATAGTAGAGATATATTCATTTGTGCTGATAAAGATAAGATAAGCCAAATAATAATAAATTTAATTTCAAATGCTTTAAAATATACAAGGCAGGGCGGCAAAGTTCTAATTCAGGTGGATAATAAAAATGAGTATCTTGAACTAATAGTTCAAGATAATGGACAGGGAATACCAAAAGAAGATCTTCCATATATTTTTGAAAGATTTTACAGAGCTGATAAATCACGAAACAGACTTACAGGGGGAGCAGGAATAGGGCTTACAATAACTAAATCCTTAGTAGAAGCACATAAAGGTAAAATAACCGTTGAAAGTGAATTGAATAAGGGTACAACTTTTAAGGTATCCATACCTATCAAGTAA
- the ubiE gene encoding bifunctional demethylmenaquinone methyltransferase/2-methoxy-6-polyprenyl-1,4-benzoquinol methylase UbiE, translating to MNNNTNIYNIFSSIADNYDRLNTILTLNIDSYWRKKAIRLCNLNKSHKILDVCCGTGKMIEHACKTVGKNTEVIGLDFNEQMLSVGNVKLNQSIKDYKFKLIKGDILKLPFEDSSFDRVTVAFGLRNAKNKLKALCEIYRVLKWDGRLVCLELSNSSLPVFKNLYAVYFNYLLPIIGYLGTGDKTVYYYLRDSVNSFMSKVELQSTFQQVGFIDTGYLSLTGGIAAIHYGNKKLL from the coding sequence ATGAATAATAATACTAATATATATAATATTTTCTCATCTATTGCAGATAACTATGATAGGCTTAATACTATATTAACATTAAATATTGACAGCTATTGGAGAAAAAAAGCTATTAGACTATGTAATCTAAATAAAAGCCATAAAATATTAGATGTATGCTGCGGAACAGGTAAAATGATAGAACATGCTTGTAAAACTGTAGGTAAAAACACTGAAGTTATTGGATTGGACTTTAATGAACAAATGCTCAGTGTGGGAAATGTCAAACTTAATCAATCTATTAAAGATTATAAATTCAAATTAATTAAAGGAGATATACTAAAACTTCCCTTTGAGGATTCAAGTTTTGATCGTGTCACTGTTGCTTTTGGCTTGAGAAATGCAAAAAATAAATTAAAAGCCTTATGTGAAATTTACAGGGTTTTGAAATGGGATGGAAGATTGGTTTGTCTGGAACTGTCAAATTCATCGCTTCCTGTTTTCAAGAATCTGTATGCTGTATATTTCAATTATCTACTGCCCATTATAGGATATTTAGGTACAGGAGATAAAACTGTCTACTATTATCTTAGGGATTCAGTAAATAGCTTTATGTCAAAAGTCGAACTTCAATCTACTTTCCAACAAGTTGGCTTTATTGACACTGGTTATTTATCCCTTACAGGGGGTATTGCTGCAATTCACTACGGAAATAAAAAATTACTGTAA
- a CDS encoding CPBP family intramembrane glutamic endopeptidase: MERNNTKYLFITIFIAAILWYVMFVIKPINFWLEMSLSIIFLVFISLIVDKKIIRVDKITLKNIVIGPCEEIYWRGFIQNTLSKKLGENKGYILTALMYAGVHIITGNMMLVIAALVCGIYWGWMYKKQKSLSSVIISHAIWDLTIFVLLPIM, translated from the coding sequence TTGGAAAGAAATAATACTAAATATTTATTTATCACAATATTCATTGCCGCTATCTTGTGGTATGTAATGTTTGTAATAAAACCTATCAACTTCTGGCTGGAAATGAGTTTATCTATTATTTTTTTAGTATTTATATCATTAATTGTAGATAAAAAAATTATCCGAGTAGATAAAATAACATTAAAAAATATTGTAATTGGACCATGTGAAGAAATTTACTGGCGTGGCTTTATCCAAAATACACTATCAAAAAAATTGGGAGAAAATAAAGGGTACATTCTAACTGCACTTATGTATGCAGGAGTTCATATTATTACAGGGAACATGATGCTTGTCATAGCTGCTCTTGTCTGTGGAATATACTGGGGATGGATGTACAAAAAGCAAAAGAGTCTCTCCAGTGTAATTATATCTCATGCCATTTGGGACTTAACCATATTTGTTTTACTTCCTATTATGTAA
- the menA gene encoding 1,4-dihydroxy-2-naphthoate octaprenyltransferase yields the protein MGYFILSLIAIVLLQASSNLLSDHDDFKNGVDTKNSYGSSGVILKNLLTSKKVYAGGLILLILGAFVGIFLSYKRGLFVLFIGLIGTLAVYSYTGKPLSLKYRGLGAPLVFLTFGPLMLIGSYYVQAQNISMAAFLISIPVGLLTTAILHANDIRDIHYDKKAGIKTLSIMVGKNSAQNIYSGFVILSYVSIIIMCIYRILPIWSLFCLITVPTA from the coding sequence TTGGGATATTTCATCTTGTCGCTGATTGCTATTGTTTTATTACAAGCAAGTTCTAACTTGCTTAGTGACCACGATGATTTTAAAAATGGGGTTGATACAAAAAATTCTTATGGTTCAAGTGGTGTTATACTTAAAAATCTATTGACATCAAAAAAGGTATATGCAGGTGGACTTATTTTATTAATCTTAGGAGCTTTTGTAGGAATATTTTTATCATATAAAAGAGGATTATTTGTTTTGTTCATAGGATTAATAGGTACTCTAGCTGTATATTCATATACTGGAAAACCTTTATCTTTAAAGTATAGAGGGTTAGGTGCTCCTCTTGTATTTTTAACATTTGGTCCGTTAATGTTAATAGGCTCCTATTATGTACAAGCACAAAATATAAGTATGGCAGCATTTCTTATTTCCATACCTGTTGGTCTGTTAACTACCGCAATCTTACATGCTAACGATATAAGAGATATACATTATGATAAAAAGGCAGGAATAAAAACTTTATCTATAATGGTTGGAAAAAACAGTGCCCAAAATATCTATTCCGGTTTTGTAATTTTATCATATGTTTCTATAATAATAATGTGTATTTATAGAATACTTCCAATTTGGAGCCTATTTTGTTTAATTACTGTACCTACAGCCTAA
- a CDS encoding FixC protein → MAPRVTGIKEHISIGCGALLSQMANKQIKPYELLEYIKQHPMIRPLIADSESREYYAHLIPEGGYKSIPKLVGDGVILVGDAAQFVNGIHREGSNLGMTSGRLAAETIIRAKKLDEFSERTLSYYQKLIKDSFIMKDLKKYENASHVLEENPHFFNHYIPAANKAMSEMFTVDGVSKKDKQKLIIKQMTKGSSLWGLVKDGFKLFRAVK, encoded by the coding sequence ATGGCTCCTAGAGTTACGGGAATTAAGGAACATATATCAATTGGCTGTGGTGCCTTGCTTTCCCAGATGGCTAATAAACAAATAAAGCCCTATGAGCTGCTTGAATATATAAAACAGCATCCAATGATAAGGCCTTTAATTGCTGATAGTGAATCCCGTGAGTACTATGCACATTTAATTCCGGAAGGTGGATATAAAAGTATACCTAAATTAGTAGGAGATGGTGTTATACTGGTAGGTGATGCTGCCCAGTTTGTAAATGGTATTCATCGGGAGGGTTCAAATCTTGGAATGACATCTGGACGTCTTGCTGCAGAAACTATAATACGTGCAAAGAAACTGGATGAATTCAGTGAACGTACACTTTCTTATTATCAAAAGCTAATTAAAGACAGTTTTATTATGAAAGATTTAAAAAAGTATGAAAATGCTTCTCATGTGCTTGAAGAAAATCCACATTTTTTTAATCATTATATACCAGCAGCTAACAAAGCAATGAGTGAAATGTTTACAGTAGATGGAGTATCCAAAAAAGATAAACAAAAACTCATTATTAAACAGATGACTAAAGGAAGTTCATTATGGGGATTAGTTAAAGATGGGTTTAAACTATTTAGGGCGGTGAAATAA
- a CDS encoding ferredoxin family protein: MSDIKNKVNIDDKLFLNIYNVDTASHLAIKDPKICENCREKICTHICPAHVYQWKDGHIIVSYEGCLECGACRICCSHDNIDWKYPREGFGIQFRMA; the protein is encoded by the coding sequence ATGAGTGATATTAAAAATAAAGTAAATATTGATGATAAATTGTTCTTAAATATCTATAATGTTGATACTGCCTCACACCTTGCCATTAAAGACCCTAAGATATGTGAAAATTGCAGGGAGAAAATCTGTACTCACATCTGTCCGGCTCATGTTTACCAATGGAAAGATGGACATATTATTGTCAGTTATGAGGGATGTCTTGAATGTGGAGCATGTCGTATTTGCTGCAGCCATGATAATATTGATTGGAAATATCCACGTGAAGGTTTTGGTATACAGTTTCGAATGGCATAG
- a CDS encoding metal-dependent hydrolase, with product MTGKTHAAVGLCGAAFLLVPKTSIETSIIGLGFVVLGSYATDADLKMSKAGHVISDIIHMAILLLGLYLADTYMFHYNVINLISKNMPGPLKIIGIIFIIGSIVLGRITGHRKYMHSLLGFMTMTMGVWLIAGEFAVWFALGYALHMLFDLLNEKPEYLLFPLPVGGFCFSLVSSRGAANTMISIISYTAFLFKIAYICIT from the coding sequence ATGACGGGAAAGACACATGCAGCGGTGGGACTTTGCGGAGCGGCGTTTTTATTAGTTCCTAAAACAAGTATAGAAACTTCTATTATAGGTTTGGGTTTTGTGGTACTGGGATCATATGCCACAGATGCAGATTTGAAAATGTCTAAAGCCGGCCATGTTATAAGTGATATTATACATATGGCTATTTTGTTGTTAGGATTATATCTGGCGGATACATATATGTTTCATTACAATGTTATAAATTTAATAAGTAAAAATATGCCCGGGCCACTGAAAATAATAGGTATTATATTTATAATTGGCTCAATAGTTTTGGGAAGAATAACAGGTCATAGAAAATATATGCATAGCTTATTAGGCTTTATGACCATGACCATGGGAGTATGGCTCATTGCAGGTGAGTTTGCCGTTTGGTTTGCACTTGGATATGCACTGCATATGTTATTTGATTTATTAAATGAAAAGCCAGAATATCTATTATTTCCATTACCTGTGGGAGGTTTTTGCTTTTCACTGGTCAGTTCTAGAGGGGCGGCAAATACTATGATATCTATTATTAGTTATACTGCTTTTTTGTTTAAAATAGCATACATATGTATAACTTAA